A genomic stretch from Tachyglossus aculeatus isolate mTacAcu1 chromosome 19, mTacAcu1.pri, whole genome shotgun sequence includes:
- the LOC119940723 gene encoding toll-like receptor 5, protein MWLSLVFFSGMLLGASPAQRVLPRSTAGPIAVYHFCNLTQVPLVANTTVKLLLAFNRIRTVNATSFPLLEELELLELGNQATALTIHRDAFRNLPNLKVLDLGYNPALFLDPDAFRGLSNLLELRLFYCGLSESVLRDGHLRDLRSLIRLDLSANRIRSLPLHASFRELRSLETLDLSKNQISSVCERDLQSLQGNHFSLLNLADNQLFSHRPVDWGTCGNPFRNIILDTLDVSGNGWSADITRGFCAAINGTPVSSLVLRHHVIGSGFGFENLKDPNSDTFSGLERSSVVQLDLSHGFIFSLGAQLFRTLKRLKVLSLTHNKINRFEKGAFYGLDSLQILNLSFNLLGELYNSNFDGLPNIKYIDLKQNHIGAIQDQTFTHLKELRTLDLRDNAIKEINFLPSIDSAFLAGNKLVHLKGGIISAEFLHLAENRLEDLGDLYLLLQMPQLRVLILNQNRFSHCYGNYHFSQNSGLLKLFLGGNMLQLVWETGSCWDVFNGLSRLQVLYLNSNNLRFLPPGVFKGLISLRTLNLNSNRLTSLSRSDLPANLEKLDLSRNQLLSPDPKLFLALRVLDLTHNRYICTCALRDFIDWLNQTNITLSKSPQDMYCAYPGSLSGVSLHSVSTKGCSEKEI, encoded by the coding sequence ATGTGGCTCTCCCTGGTGTTCTTCTCAGGAATGCTGTTGGGAGCCAGCCCAGCACAAAGAGTTCTGCCCCGCTCCACGGCGGGACCTATTGCCGTGTATCATTTCTGCAACCTCACCCAGGTGCCCCTGGTCGCTAACACCACAGTGAAGCTCCTGTTGGCTTTCAACCGTATCAGGACAGTGAACGCCACCTCCTTCCCACTGCTGGAGGAGTTGGAACTGCTGGAGCTTGGGAACCAAGCCACTGCCCTGACCATCCACAGAGACGCTTTCAGGAACCTGCCCAATCTTAAAGTCTTGGACTTGGGATACAATCCGGCGCTCTTCTTGGATCCCGACGCTTTCCggggactgtccaatctgcttGAGCTACGACTCTTCTACTGCGGCCTCTCGGAATCCGTGCTCAGGGACGGCCACTTGCGGGATTTACGATCCTTGATCCGCTTGGATCTGTCCGCAAACCGCATCCGAAGTCTTCCCCTTCACGCCTCATTTCGGGAGCTGAGATCTCTGGAGACCCTGGACCTGTCCAAAAACCAGATCTCCTCTGTGTGCGAAAGGGATCTCCAGAGCCTCCAGGGGAACCACTTCTCCCTGCTTAACCTTGCCGACAACCAGCTGTTCAGCCACAGGCCGGTCGACTGGGGAACGTGTGGCAACCCGTTCAGGAACATCATTCTCGACACCCTGGACGTTTCGGGGAACGGCTGGTCCGCCGACATCACACGAGGCTTCTGTGCCGCCATCAATGGGACACCGGTTTCCTCGTTGGTGCTCCGCCACCACGTCATAGGCTCTGGATTTGGGTTTGAGAACCTCAAGGATCCCAACAGTGACACCTTCTCCGGGCTCGAGAGAAGTTCGGTCGTTCAACTGGACCTCTCACATGGCTTTATCTTCTCTCTCGGGGCCCAGCTCTTTCGGACCCTCAAAAGACTGAAAGTCTTAAGTCTCACCCacaacaagataaacaggtttgaAAAGGGGGCGTTTTATGGCCTCGACAGTCTCCAAATTCTCAACTTGTCATTCAACCTGCTAGGCGAACTTTACAATTCCAATTTTGATGGCCTCCCTAACATAAAGTATATTGATCTAAAACAAAATCACATTGGGGCAATTCAGGACCAAACCTTCACCCACCTGAAAGAATTAAGAACCTTAGATCTCCGTGACAACGCTATTAAAGAAATCAATTTTCTCCCAAGCATCGACAGTGCCTTTCTGGCCGGTAACAAACTGGTACATCTGAAAGGCGGTATCATCTCGGCAGAATTTCTACACTTGGCAGAAAACAGACTGGAAGATTTGGGAGATCTGTACCTCCTTCTCCAAATGCCACAGCTCCGGGTTCTCATTTTAAATCAAAATCGGTTTTCCCATTGTTATGGAAATTACCATTTTTCACAGAACTCAGGCTTACTGAAACTTTTTCTAGGAGGAAACATGTTGCAACTTGTCTGGGAGACAGGGTCATGTTGGGATGTGTTTAATGGGCTTTCTCGTCTGCAGGTTCTCTACTTGAACAGCAATAACCTTAGGTTTCTTCCACCGGGAGTCTTTAAAGGCCTGATATCACTTCGGACCCTTAACCTGAACTCCAACAGACTGACGTCACTTTCTCGCAGCGATTTACCTGCCAATTTGGAGAAACTTGATTTATCAAGAAATCAACTGCTCTCTCCGGATCCCAAACTATTCCTTGCACTGAGAGTCCTGGATTTAACACACAACAGGTACATTTGTACATGTGCACTGAGAGACTTTATAGACTGGCTGAATCAAACAAACATCACCTTGTCTAAATCACCCCAAGATATGTACTGTGCATATCCAGGCTCGTTATCCGGAGTTTCGCTCCACTCAGTTTCAACCAAGGGCTGCAGTGAAAAAGAAATCTAG